In Candidatus Neomarinimicrobiota bacterium, the sequence AGCCCAATGTCGGCCTGGTCCTGCACACGCCGGATTATGCGATCGCGGGCACCCTGCCCATTTCCGGTGAAGTCTCCCTGACGACCAATTCCGATATCATGCGCGATATCGAGACCGGTAAGGGCCCGGAACGCTACCGCTTCACCATGGGCTACGCCGGCTGGGGCCCCGAGCAGCTGGAGCGGGAAATCGCCAACGGGGACTGGCTGGTGATCCCCGCCAGCCGGGAGTTCATCTTCGACAAGGCCGATCACCTCAAGTGGGCTGAAGCGGCCCGGCAGTTCGGGATCGAGATTTCCCAGTTCACCGGCTTCGGCGGCGCCGCCTGAGACGCCCACCGACCGGATTCCAGGCTGCTTACCGGTTTATTGTT encodes:
- a CDS encoding YqgE/AlgH family protein, translated to MDSLRDYFLISMPHLMDSFFEKTVIYVCDHDAQGSMGLVVNKPLPTAKTAAILQALGLGSKKGASAIKQIYYGGPVQPNVGLVLHTPDYAIAGTLPISGEVSLTTNSDIMRDIETGKGPERYRFTMGYAGWGPEQLEREIANGDWLVIPASREFIFDKADHLKWAEAARQFGIEISQFTGFGGAA